The Macadamia integrifolia cultivar HAES 741 chromosome 3, SCU_Mint_v3, whole genome shotgun sequence genome segment CTATATGTGGTATTTCgagttgtaagttgtaaccaGACAAGATCCTCTCATACATTAAGCTGTAGGGTCGAAACTGACACTTTTTTCTTTAACAGAATTAGAACTTTCTTCATTAAACGAATCTATCCTCCACCTTCACATTTGTGTGGTTTCCATCTTTAGAGTAGAAAATATCTCTCTCATGCTATCACCAACTCTAGTGACCGTGGCAGGAGGTGGGTTCTGGGTAATACTCAAAGTGAGGgatttgagaaaaaagaaaataaaataggagaAGAGATGTCTAATTGTTGGTGGAAGTAATGATTGaggtgaagaaaaaaatatgaatatatGGGATAGTGGAAGAGAGGTGGGTTTTAAAATCTCATCAAGATCTCTGTGTGTTTTTGGTGATCACTTGCAAGGGACTATGACTGGAGCTGTAGCAATGAACGGAATCCAACAGATGAGCAATGAAaacttggctttgataccatgaaaGAATTGGAATTTTGTGACCAAAGTCAATTGAATTTTCACTGCTAATGAAGGTAAATTATATACAGAAGAGGAGAATATTTCTCCATAAGGAAAGACAATCAGAATCCTAATGAAAGAAAACTAATATTTACATCAAGGAAAGAATTtcacaaataaataataagtaTAACGGAGGAAAGATATATATAAGAAGGaaagtgttaagtttgtcttgaattcttgatccattttgaagattgaccaaatccgacatattttggtgacgacccgaatgagaaattttctgagatctgtgatggaagcagagggcttgggccgatacacctccgcggtatggttcgaccggatggaccgcgacccgatgggtcgacccacgtttttggagtatatataatgtactattgcttgttgagaaagtcactGTATTCTAGGTTTTCatgcagctagggtttcagggtgagttttttcTCGCTGCTGCTAGGGTgtaaatctctcttctgcatagtgaatcatcttcttcttcgcccgaggactagcacaccaccctggtgtgtgaacctcgttaaatctctgtgtcgtatggatctattgtctctttattattcgtgtttttttggtatttgttCTACCAGAAAGATATATACAAGGCAGGTACACAGTATAGAAGGTGTAAATTCTCTACGTGAAGAATATGCTTAGCATTATCCATGTGAAGAATATGCTCAACACACACAATTCCATTGATTGGATGAGGATCCCAATCTATGGTTTTCAAATGGTTTCATACAAAATGAATGCagtccaaagtgttctttgttATTGAACATGCCCTGTCTACAGAGGATCTCAATCCTCCTTTCGTGCACAAGCTCTTACCGGGGAGAATCAGCGTTGAAACCTTTGTAGTGAGGGGGAGAGAGGGGTTGCTTTTTAGAGTTGGACGGTCTTTGGGAACGTACGTTATAGGtaatgaaaaatgataaacCAACAAACACTTTCTTActgaagtattaaaaaaaaatattatcaatcaagattttctctttccaatAACATAGATGTAATTATCAGAACATATAAATGAAACCAAGCCACCAGATTGTATCACTAATAATACAACTCTTACTACTAAAGGGAGTTGCAGTGATCAAGAAGATGTAGGGATCCACTCATCCCCTTGAATAAAATTCTGCAAGGAGTAGGCATTGACATGCTTCTCGGGTATCTGATTACTCCAGTTCACTCTTCCAGTCAAATTTGCACCGGCACCGGAATTCGCAAACTCGCCGTAATACAGTGTTGATAAGGCAAAGTCGCCGTCCCACGGCAACCACCCAGGTGGGCTAATAAGGGCTTCCAGATTACAATGCATGAAGACTGTTCTTGAGTACTCCTTCCATGGCCTCCCCAAGAAATTCTTGTGAACCTTGGGATTACTGTAGTACAAGCTCATGTATTTATCCGTTCCATTGATCACGCAGTTTTGGAAAACGAACCCTGTGGACTGGGCCGGGTCGGTCCGACCATGGGCCGTCACTGCATTTTTCTCACCTTTCTCTGGTTCGACCTGTCGTGGACGGATCAGAATGACCGAGTCTTGGAACACAGCGGCCGAGTTGCCAAAGATGAAATCGACGTTGCCTTCTATGTGGCACCCCTTGTAGTATTGGCGTAGGGAGTGAGCGTAAACAGTGTCTTGGTTGCCCAAGAGTTCACAGTTCTCGATTATCGATAGGTCGCTGTCCAACCGTAATGCGACGGCTTGCGCTGCATCCGGTCCAGCCGTATTCTGTATCGTCAGGTCCCGTGCCATGAAGCCGTCTCCTAAAACCCCTGCATCCATATACCATaagttgttaaaaaaaaaaaaaaaaaaaactgtttttttttttcagtgacACCATAACTTCCAATGGTAGTAAGAGAGAGGTCGTCGATGGATTTTGTGTATAGAGAATTCGCCGTGAAAATCAAGAGTGAAGGatttcactttccatttttcttATGGATTAGGTTTGGGatttcactttccatttttcttATGGATTTGATTTGACAAGCAGATGTATGCATGTGCATTCCCGCTCTCTGCGCTCTCAAGAATCTACTACCCGATTTGAAATCTCCATGTGTCAGCTATGATGTCACGATCCACATCGTCTTGTAGCGTACCCCAAACCACATTAGGTGGGCCCCACAGGAATGACATAGATGTAGACAGTATGATACTTTTGTTGCTTTTACTTCACATTTGGATTTACTTACCGACGGTTGGCGTGTTGTAAGTTGTAACGCCAGACTTGCCCACACTCAAGGAGCCTGTAATGACTGTTTTGCCCATGCCATCACCTATAAAGACCAAGTTCTTCTTCTCCAGTGGGACACGTACGATCTCCTCGTACACACCGGCCTTGATACTGATGACAAACTTACGATCTAACCGGTTGTCGGGTGCAGCGTCAACCGCTGCCTGCACCGTCTTGTAACAGCCGGAACCCTCATCCTTACAGACCGTAACGTTCGCCGGTGAACCCGCCGGCAAACCACCTATGAAACCGGAAACTGATCCTCCAGCCACACCGTCTTCCCAGAACCCGGACCTCTCCGTCATCGGGGGTCTCCAAGACTCGAGCTTGTCCTGGAAAAGGTCGTAGGAGATCATCATACTAAGAGCATTGCTGGTCAGCCCAATCAACGAATCGAAAAACGCCATTGTTTGGTTGACAGTTTGACTATCGTTGACGTACTTAAGGGCTGACCAGCAATCGTACTGGTAGCAAAGAGCCGCGCTCATCCAAGCACGGGCGTCCTTGATCCTGCCACGTGGAAGGACGTCAGCCGCCGATGAGAGCCGGTATTCCGAGTTATGTAGGATCTCCAGGCAGGTCGTGGCCGCCTTGGAGCGGTTCAGATTGCCGGAAGAGGTGTCGCGGATGTTCTTCACCATGGACTGACCTGTCTTGAGGTTCTGAGCCGAGATGGACATGGCCGCTTGGACGATCTCGATGGGTTTCGCATTCTGAGTTAGATTGGAGGATTGAATTAAAGTGGCCACGCATGAGTCCGGAAACCGGGTTGCCTTACAGGCTTGGCGGATGATCTCTGGAGAGGCGGAAGCAGATTTTGGAATGGGTTTCTGGTTCGGTAATGAATATAGATGATGATAGGCTTTTGCAGAGGAGAGGGAAAAGAtgaggaggaaggagaggaggGTGATAGAGATAAGGCAGGCCATGGCGAGGAAGAGCAAAATGGAGGGTTTTTCAGGATTTAATCGGTTTTCTCTGCATGATGAGACCAACTGAATTTATAACTCAAAAGTAAAGGGGTAAAATAGGGGTAGTGGGCCGTTTGTTTTTATAACGATAAGTGACGTTTTTGTCGTGGTAACAGCATTTAGGGTATGTactgtaacattctaaaaaaaggataatgttgttttttcatttttttcaacgGAAATGGAACAAAATCTGTACAATAAGTTTGGTtcaatttcttattattttgaaatgaattgtattgtttttggttttagagTCCCTTTTTGGGAACAAGAGAAACAAGTTTTTCACACTCAATTTATTTGCTTGAATCAAGTGACTCACTGAAGAGGTGAAAAACTGGAATTTGCGCTTAAAATATAACAATTAGGTGAATTCATGGGTGTGGTAAATCCTAATGCACATTTTTCTCTTAGAACAACCAGAGAAGAGAAACGAAGGAAAGGAGAGCAAGAACTCCTACTTCCTTCATCGTCTTCTTTGATCTGCCGTCTTCGTCTAGTGGATCAAAGTCTATTCAGTTTGGATCAAATTTAAAAAACCATTGATTAgctttaaattttatataaaaatcataACTTTGGCATCCATGGTGAAAATGGCATTTTATGCAAATATTGGCTTCTAATAAAAATGATTATGTGGAGTAAGAACTAAGTGTACCATTAGCCCCTTAGAGTTTTTCATTACGATAGTTTATTGTTTATCCGTACTCTTAGCTAAGTTCCGCGGTGTTGATCTCTTTGAAATTTTCCATTGGGTTTGTTCTGTGTTGTTTGATAGGATTCGTTGATTTGCTAGCATATTTGTGTTTTCAGATTTCTTATGGTTCGATGTTTCTCGGACATAAGAGATGTTTGCTAACCAAGCACTATGTGTTTGGCAATACAAGGAAGATTGGATTAAAATTGAATACATCTGGAAAAGGAATGAGATCTCTCAAAAGAGGAAATGATATCACGAAAGGGGAGAAGGATTTACAATCCTTATTGTCATGGTGATCTCTacctactttctttccttgtAGATTTCCGCCTACTTTACTACCTTGTATAATGTATAGCCTCCCTTGATTCCTTCCATCAATTTGTATATCTTTTCTCTATTCTCTCATCATTCTctttaaaaaaagagaatcaataGGCATTTCATAAAGTAAGAATCAAAACCTTTTGTGTAGAGCTAGGTTCATAAGAATGAGGGTGAACGTTTAGTCTTGACCATCGTTAGTAAATTCAAGTATAATA includes the following:
- the LOC122074637 gene encoding probable pectinesterase/pectinesterase inhibitor 51, giving the protein MACLISITLLSFLLIFSLSSAKAYHHLYSLPNQKPIPKSASASPEIIRQACKATRFPDSCVATLIQSSNLTQNAKPIEIVQAAMSISAQNLKTGQSMVKNIRDTSSGNLNRSKAATTCLEILHNSEYRLSSAADVLPRGRIKDARAWMSAALCYQYDCWSALKYVNDSQTVNQTMAFFDSLIGLTSNALSMMISYDLFQDKLESWRPPMTERSGFWEDGVAGGSVSGFIGGLPAGSPANVTVCKDEGSGCYKTVQAAVDAAPDNRLDRKFVISIKAGVYEEIVRVPLEKKNLVFIGDGMGKTVITGSLSVGKSGVTTYNTPTVGVLGDGFMARDLTIQNTAGPDAAQAVALRLDSDLSIIENCELLGNQDTVYAHSLRQYYKGCHIEGNVDFIFGNSAAVFQDSVILIRPRQVEPEKGEKNAVTAHGRTDPAQSTGFVFQNCVINGTDKYMSLYYSNPKVHKNFLGRPWKEYSRTVFMHCNLEALISPPGWLPWDGDFALSTLYYGEFANSGAGANLTGRVNWSNQIPEKHVNAYSLQNFIQGDEWIPTSS